From Loxodonta africana isolate mLoxAfr1 chromosome 2, mLoxAfr1.hap2, whole genome shotgun sequence, the proteins below share one genomic window:
- the PANK3 gene encoding pantothenate kinase 3 isoform X2 yields MKIKDAKKPSFPWFGMDIGGTLVKLSYFEPIDITAEEEQEEVESLKSIRKYLTSNVAYGSTGIRDVHLELKDLTLFGRRGNLHFIRFPTHDLPTFIQMGRDKKFSTLHTVLCATGGGAYKFEEDFRTIGNLHLHKLDELDCLVKGLLYIDSVSFNGQAECYYFANASEPERCQKMPFNLDDPYPLLVVNIGSGVSVLAVHSKDNYKRVTGTSLGGGTFLGLCSLLTGCESFEEALEMASKGDSTQADKLVRDIYGGDYERFGLPGWAVASSFGNMIYKDKRESVSKEDLARATLVTITNNIGSVARMCAVNEGYFGAVGALLGLPNFS; encoded by the exons CTTTCCCATGGTTTGGCATGGATATTGGGGGAACTCTAGTAAAGCTCTCATATTTTGAACCTATTGATATCACAGCAGAGGAAGAACAAGAAGAAGTTGAGAGCTTAAAAAGTATCCGGAAATATTTGACTTCTAATGTAGCATATGGATCCACTGGCATTCGCGATGTACACCTGGAACTAAAGGATTTAACACTTTTTGGCCGAAGAGGGAATTTGCACTTTATCAGATTTCCGACCCACGACCTGCCTACTTTTATCCAAATGGGAAGAgataaaaaattctcaacatTACACACGGTGCTATGTGCTACAGGAGGTGGTGCTTACAAGTTCGAAGAAGATTTTCGCACA attggAAACCTCCACCTGCACAAACTGGATGAACTTGACTGCCTTGTAAAAGGCTTGCTGTATATAGACTCTGTCAGTTTCAATGGACAGGCAGAGTGCTATTATTTTGCTAATGCCTCAGAACCTGAGCGATGCCAGAAGATGCCTTTTAACCTGGATGATCCCTACCCACTACTGGTAGTGAACATTGGTTCGGGAGTCAGTGTTTTAGCAGTCCATTCCAAAGACAACTATAAGCGAGTGACTGGAACAAG ccTTGGAGGAGGTACCTTTTTAGGTTTATGTAGCTTATTGACTGGCTGTGAAAGTTTTGAAGAGGCTCTTGAAATGGCATCCAAAGGTGACAGCACCCAAGCAGACAAGCTGGTCCGTGATATTTATGGAGGAGATTATGAAAGATTTGGCCTGCCGGGTTGGGCTGTGGCATCTAG TTTTGGAAATATGATTTATAAGGACAAGCGAGAATCTGTTAGTAAAGAAGATCTGGCAAGAGCTACTTTAGTTACTATCACCAATAACATTGGTTCTGTGGCACGGATGTGTGCAGTCAATGag GGATACTTTGGAGCAGTTGGTGCACTTCTCGGACTGCCAAATTTCAGCTAA
- the PANK3 gene encoding pantothenate kinase 3 isoform X1 encodes MKIKDAKKPSFPWFGMDIGGTLVKLSYFEPIDITAEEEQEEVESLKSIRKYLTSNVAYGSTGIRDVHLELKDLTLFGRRGNLHFIRFPTHDLPTFIQMGRDKKFSTLHTVLCATGGGAYKFEEDFRTIGNLHLHKLDELDCLVKGLLYIDSVSFNGQAECYYFANASEPERCQKMPFNLDDPYPLLVVNIGSGVSVLAVHSKDNYKRVTGTSLGGGTFLGLCSLLTGCESFEEALEMASKGDSTQADKLVRDIYGGDYERFGLPGWAVASSFGNMIYKDKRESVSKEDLARATLVTITNNIGSVARMCAVNEKINRVVFVGNFLRVNTLSMKLLAYALDYWSKGQLKALFLEHEGYFGAVGALLGLPNFS; translated from the exons CTTTCCCATGGTTTGGCATGGATATTGGGGGAACTCTAGTAAAGCTCTCATATTTTGAACCTATTGATATCACAGCAGAGGAAGAACAAGAAGAAGTTGAGAGCTTAAAAAGTATCCGGAAATATTTGACTTCTAATGTAGCATATGGATCCACTGGCATTCGCGATGTACACCTGGAACTAAAGGATTTAACACTTTTTGGCCGAAGAGGGAATTTGCACTTTATCAGATTTCCGACCCACGACCTGCCTACTTTTATCCAAATGGGAAGAgataaaaaattctcaacatTACACACGGTGCTATGTGCTACAGGAGGTGGTGCTTACAAGTTCGAAGAAGATTTTCGCACA attggAAACCTCCACCTGCACAAACTGGATGAACTTGACTGCCTTGTAAAAGGCTTGCTGTATATAGACTCTGTCAGTTTCAATGGACAGGCAGAGTGCTATTATTTTGCTAATGCCTCAGAACCTGAGCGATGCCAGAAGATGCCTTTTAACCTGGATGATCCCTACCCACTACTGGTAGTGAACATTGGTTCGGGAGTCAGTGTTTTAGCAGTCCATTCCAAAGACAACTATAAGCGAGTGACTGGAACAAG ccTTGGAGGAGGTACCTTTTTAGGTTTATGTAGCTTATTGACTGGCTGTGAAAGTTTTGAAGAGGCTCTTGAAATGGCATCCAAAGGTGACAGCACCCAAGCAGACAAGCTGGTCCGTGATATTTATGGAGGAGATTATGAAAGATTTGGCCTGCCGGGTTGGGCTGTGGCATCTAG TTTTGGAAATATGATTTATAAGGACAAGCGAGAATCTGTTAGTAAAGAAGATCTGGCAAGAGCTACTTTAGTTACTATCACCAATAACATTGGTTCTGTGGCACGGATGTGTGCAGTCAATGag AAAATAAACAGAGTTGTCTTTGTTGGAAACTTTTTACGTGTCAATACTCTCTCAATGAAACTCTTGGCATATGCACTGGATTATTGGTCAAAAGGTCAACTGAAAGCATTGTTTCTAGAGCATGAG GGATACTTTGGAGCAGTTGGTGCACTTCTCGGACTGCCAAATTTCAGCTAA
- the PANK3 gene encoding pantothenate kinase 3 isoform X3, translated as MKIKDAKKPSFPWFGMDIGGTLVKLSYFEPIDITAEEEQEEVESLKSIRKYLTSNVAYGSTGIRDVHLELKDLTLFGRRGNLHFIRFPTHDLPTFIQMGRDKKFSTLHTVLCATGGGAYKFEEDFRTIGNLHLHKLDELDCLVKGLLYIDSVSFNGQAECYYFANASEPERCQKMPFNLDDPYPLLVVNIGSGVSVLAVHSKDNYKRVTGTSFGNMIYKDKRESVSKEDLARATLVTITNNIGSVARMCAVNEKINRVVFVGNFLRVNTLSMKLLAYALDYWSKGQLKALFLEHEGYFGAVGALLGLPNFS; from the exons CTTTCCCATGGTTTGGCATGGATATTGGGGGAACTCTAGTAAAGCTCTCATATTTTGAACCTATTGATATCACAGCAGAGGAAGAACAAGAAGAAGTTGAGAGCTTAAAAAGTATCCGGAAATATTTGACTTCTAATGTAGCATATGGATCCACTGGCATTCGCGATGTACACCTGGAACTAAAGGATTTAACACTTTTTGGCCGAAGAGGGAATTTGCACTTTATCAGATTTCCGACCCACGACCTGCCTACTTTTATCCAAATGGGAAGAgataaaaaattctcaacatTACACACGGTGCTATGTGCTACAGGAGGTGGTGCTTACAAGTTCGAAGAAGATTTTCGCACA attggAAACCTCCACCTGCACAAACTGGATGAACTTGACTGCCTTGTAAAAGGCTTGCTGTATATAGACTCTGTCAGTTTCAATGGACAGGCAGAGTGCTATTATTTTGCTAATGCCTCAGAACCTGAGCGATGCCAGAAGATGCCTTTTAACCTGGATGATCCCTACCCACTACTGGTAGTGAACATTGGTTCGGGAGTCAGTGTTTTAGCAGTCCATTCCAAAGACAACTATAAGCGAGTGACTGGAACAAG TTTTGGAAATATGATTTATAAGGACAAGCGAGAATCTGTTAGTAAAGAAGATCTGGCAAGAGCTACTTTAGTTACTATCACCAATAACATTGGTTCTGTGGCACGGATGTGTGCAGTCAATGag AAAATAAACAGAGTTGTCTTTGTTGGAAACTTTTTACGTGTCAATACTCTCTCAATGAAACTCTTGGCATATGCACTGGATTATTGGTCAAAAGGTCAACTGAAAGCATTGTTTCTAGAGCATGAG GGATACTTTGGAGCAGTTGGTGCACTTCTCGGACTGCCAAATTTCAGCTAA